A single region of the Procambarus clarkii isolate CNS0578487 chromosome 59, FALCON_Pclarkii_2.0, whole genome shotgun sequence genome encodes:
- the LOC138353721 gene encoding uncharacterized protein — protein MAPTKPKSTGSAPEEMSSNCLLYFRSYTSHKGHVTRQLNKCDQLVQSGATAKVLENLIETAKQKLQKTNEAADDYLRVLMQQNAEPDQLDTFHAEMEKFEEGTQDHLNRLTQALEKLQSDSVSQNILTTSETLQEVRLPTIDLLHFHGRDDENFECYWKTFDSLVNSKKSISKPNTFLYLQSTLEGEAKAVVEHLVPSDEDYDTAIQLLEVNYSNKEIAIANLYYKLRAMPTPDTTPEVLQEFRLQVESLIKALGVKADVPKAEWVLKLEIQSKFPKEILASICSHYETDILSLDEIFEGLRITVNRLRAHEKIISDTDKSTTDKTVKSKGTYERPNKSKTATSTPRWKNTTVGTYTISPSKPVVHKSPKLVTPTSTTGRRCCLFCQESHTIYQCQNFPDRVSRIKRLKELHKCTRCLLQHDPNTCTTPLHIGNRCHQDQYHSALCGVDRPKSPKLQVEQDTSTIVQCCKVRQEVKVLNTKSRNNAVLPTAQLQLNSKNSRITTRGLFDQGSQRTFITQQAANQLKLKPLCKVTLNISGFLADTGP, from the coding sequence ATGGCACCAACTAAGCCAAAATCCACAGGAAGTGCACCAGAAGAAATGTCCAGCAATTGCTTATTATATTTTAGATCATACACGAGTCACAAAGGCCATGTGACTAGACAGTTGAATAAGTGTGATCAGCTGGTACAATCAGGTGCCACAGCCAAAGTATTAGAAAATCTCATAGAGACGGCCAAGCAAAAGTTGCAAAAAACAAATGAGGCTGCAGATGACTATCTCAGAGTCCTCATGCAACAGAATGCTGAGCCAGATCAACTAGATACCTTCCATGCCGAGATGGAGAAGTTTGAGGAGGGTACCCAAGATCATCTAAATAGATTAACACAAGCTCTAGAAAAATTGCAGAGCGACTCAGTTTCTCAAAATATTCTAACCACAAGTGAAACACTACAGGAAGTTCGTCTTCCTACAATTGATCTCCTTCACTTCCATGGTAGAGATGATGAGAATTTTGAATGCTATTGGAAAACATTCGACTCCTTAGTAAACTCTAAGAAATCTATTAGCAAACCTAATACATTCCTCTATTTGCAAAGTACCCTAGAGGGTGAAGCAAAAGCAGTTGTCGAACACCTAGTCCCTAGTGATGAGGACTACGATACTGCTATTCAGTTACTAGAAGTTAATTACAGCAATAAAGAAATTGCTATTGCTAATCTTTATTACAAGTTAAGAGCGATGCCTACACCAGATACCACCCCTGAAGTTCTACAAGAATTTAGGCTCCAGGTAGAGTCTCTAATCAAAGCTCTAGGTGTCAAAGCAGATGTACCTAAAGCAGAGTGGGTATTGAAATTAGAAATACAGAGTAAGTTTCCTAAGGAGATTCTAGCATCCATCTGTTCCCATTATGAAACAGATATCCTATCCTTAGATGAAATTTTCGAGGGATTAAGGATAACAGTTAATCGACTGAGAGCTCATGAGAAAATAATATCTGACACTGACAAATCAACCACTGATAAAACAGTCAAATCCAAAGGTACCTATGAACGGCCTAATAAATCTAAAACCGCTACTTCCACTCCAAGATGGAAGAATACTACAGTAGGTACCTACACTATCAGCCCTTCTAAACCTGTAGTCCATAAGTCACCCAAGTTAGTGACTCCTACATCTACTACAGGAAGGAGATGCTGTCTCTTTTGCCAAGAGAGTCATACTATTTATCAGTGTCAAAACTTTCCTGATCGCGTTTCTAGGATAAAGCGCCTCAAggaattgcacaagtgcaccaggTGCTTGTTGCAACACGATCCTAATACATGCACCACCCCATTACACATAGGTAACAGGTGCCACCAGGATCAATATCATTCAGCATTGTGTGGAGTTGATAGGCCAAAATCACCAAAACTCCAGGTGGAACAGGATACTTCCACCATTGTGCAGTGTTGTAAGGTACGACAGGAGGTTAAGGTGCTGAACACCAAGTCTCGTAATAATGCCGTATTACCTACTGCACAACTACAATTAAATAGTAAGAATTCTAGAATCACTACAAGAGGTCTATTCGACCAGGGATCCCAAAGAACGTTCATCACTCAACAAGCAGCTAACCAGCT